One part of the Clostridium thermosuccinogenes genome encodes these proteins:
- a CDS encoding exo-beta-N-acetylmuramidase NamZ family protein, whose amino-acid sequence MEQEKACVKNGIDCIDKYDYLFEGKRLGLITGPTGLNRQLESTIDILKDRYNLKALYSPEHGVRGNLQAGVHVDTYVDEKTGVPVFSLYGDHRKPSPEMLKDIDVLVMDIQDIGSRYYTYLYTMSYCMEACAENKKTFVLMDRINPIGGIEVEGNVLDPEYSSFVGMYPITNRYGLTAGELAMLFNKEFGIGCDLAVVGLEGWKRDMYQKDTDLLWVSPSPNIPTMDTAVLYNGTCLFEGTNISEGRGTTKPFEMIGAPWLDPYKLADKMNSKSLPGVLFRPVYFEPTFSKHKGQQCKGVQIHVTDYKAVKPVEVGIKLLYEIMDQSSDNFEWLPPSTEKGRYFIDLLAGCEDVRLRRYEADELLYRWKAESLRFKNCKEQYHLY is encoded by the coding sequence ATGGAACAGGAAAAAGCTTGTGTCAAGAATGGAATAGATTGCATAGACAAGTATGATTATTTATTTGAAGGAAAGAGGCTTGGATTGATAACAGGGCCCACCGGGCTGAACAGGCAGTTGGAATCCACCATAGATATATTGAAGGATAGATACAATCTGAAAGCCCTTTATTCTCCTGAACACGGTGTAAGGGGGAATTTACAGGCCGGAGTCCACGTGGATACATATGTGGACGAGAAAACCGGTGTCCCTGTATTCAGCCTTTATGGCGACCACAGGAAGCCTTCGCCCGAAATGCTGAAGGATATAGATGTTCTTGTCATGGATATACAGGATATAGGCTCGCGCTATTATACATATCTTTATACCATGTCCTATTGCATGGAAGCCTGCGCGGAAAATAAAAAGACTTTTGTGTTGATGGACCGCATAAATCCCATAGGAGGCATTGAAGTGGAGGGAAATGTCCTGGACCCGGAATACTCCTCCTTTGTGGGCATGTACCCGATAACAAACCGCTACGGCCTTACCGCCGGAGAGCTGGCCATGCTATTCAACAAGGAGTTCGGCATCGGCTGTGACCTGGCTGTGGTCGGGCTGGAAGGCTGGAAAAGAGATATGTATCAAAAGGATACCGATCTTTTATGGGTAAGTCCCAGCCCCAATATTCCTACTATGGATACGGCAGTGCTCTACAATGGCACCTGCTTGTTTGAAGGCACCAACATATCCGAGGGCAGGGGTACCACCAAGCCTTTTGAAATGATTGGCGCCCCCTGGCTCGATCCGTACAAGCTGGCGGACAAAATGAACAGCAAGTCCCTTCCTGGGGTTTTGTTCAGGCCTGTATACTTTGAGCCGACCTTTTCCAAGCACAAAGGGCAGCAGTGCAAGGGAGTCCAGATACATGTGACGGATTACAAGGCTGTAAAGCCTGTGGAAGTGGGGATAAAGCTTTTATATGAGATTATGGACCAATCTTCCGATAATTTTGAATGGCTGCCGCCCAGCACAGAAAAAGGCAGGTACTTTATAGATCTTCTTGCAGGCTGTGAGGATGTGAGACTGAGGCGATATGAGGCCGACGAGTTGCTATACAGGTGGAAAGCGGAAAGCCTCCGTTTCAAAAATTGCAAAGAGCAATATCATCTCTATTGA
- a CDS encoding MurR/RpiR family transcriptional regulator: MPGLMLKIKESLKDMSLSERKVANYILNNTEEAVGLFIGELAERCGTSKASVIRMCRTLNYDGYREFALALASDVASEKEDDGAYTDIRAGDDLETIIKNVCHNSKKSIDDTYKVLNSKDVERAINIIHKARRILFFGAGASGLIALDAQQKFIRINKCAWAYTDQHMQATSAANLSKNDVVVVISYSGETADIIESVKIAKESGATIISITKYGNSTLSEISDINLFLSSPETMMRSGAMGSRIAQLTIIDIIFTGVASLEYPYIKKYLDRTKLVTSKKRSKK; the protein is encoded by the coding sequence ATGCCCGGACTGATGTTGAAAATTAAGGAATCACTAAAGGATATGAGCCTTTCTGAAAGAAAGGTTGCCAACTATATTCTTAATAATACCGAAGAGGCGGTGGGGCTCTTTATAGGCGAGCTTGCCGAAAGGTGTGGCACCAGCAAGGCATCGGTTATAAGGATGTGCAGGACGCTCAATTATGACGGATACAGGGAGTTTGCCCTTGCCCTGGCATCGGATGTCGCATCGGAAAAGGAGGATGACGGTGCATATACTGATATAAGAGCCGGGGACGACCTTGAAACTATAATAAAAAATGTGTGCCATAACAGTAAAAAATCCATAGATGACACATATAAGGTTCTGAACAGCAAGGATGTGGAAAGGGCAATCAATATCATACATAAAGCCAGGAGAATTCTGTTTTTCGGAGCAGGCGCTTCCGGACTGATCGCCCTCGATGCCCAGCAGAAATTCATAAGGATAAATAAATGCGCATGGGCATATACCGACCAGCATATGCAAGCCACTTCAGCCGCAAATCTTTCAAAAAATGATGTGGTGGTGGTAATATCCTATTCGGGGGAAACCGCCGACATAATTGAAAGCGTTAAAATTGCAAAGGAGTCAGGAGCGACCATAATATCCATAACCAAATATGGTAACAGCACCCTGAGCGAAATATCCGATATCAATTTGTTCCTCTCATCGCCTGAAACGATGATGAGAAGCGGAGCGATGGGATCACGAATCGCACAGCTCACAATAATTGACATTATCTTTACAGGCGTGGCAAGCCTCGAATATCCATACATCAAAAAGTATCTCGACAGGACTAAATTAGTAACCTCAAAAAAGAGGAGCAAGAAGTAA
- a CDS encoding CtsR family transcriptional regulator: MARLSDLIEAFIKQLINDTDGVVEIQRNELANQFNCVPSQINYVIDTRFTTDKGYYVESRRGGGGYISIRRVNITRPGSYLMHIVNSMGNSISQQSANIFINNFIDYEVISENESLLLKAATSDKALGIVQMPERDMVRAAILKNMLVSLIAKKEK; the protein is encoded by the coding sequence GTGGCAAGATTGAGTGATTTGATTGAAGCTTTTATAAAGCAGTTGATCAATGATACCGACGGAGTGGTGGAGATTCAGAGGAATGAGCTGGCAAACCAGTTTAACTGCGTTCCCTCTCAGATCAATTATGTAATAGATACGAGATTTACCACGGATAAAGGCTATTATGTGGAAAGCCGCAGAGGTGGTGGAGGGTACATCAGCATTAGAAGGGTAAACATAACGAGACCAGGCAGTTATCTGATGCACATTGTCAACTCCATGGGAAACAGCATTTCCCAGCAATCTGCCAACATTTTTATAAACAATTTCATTGACTATGAAGTCATTTCGGAAAACGAGAGCCTGCTTTTGAAAGCAGCAACAAGTGATAAGGCTCTGGGGATTGTCCAGATGCCGGAACGGGATATGGTAAGGGCGGCTATACTGAAAAATATGCTGGTGAGCCTTATTGCCAAAAAAGAGAAATAA
- a CDS encoding UvrB/UvrC motif-containing protein — protein sequence MLCQNCQKRVANVHYTQIVNNKKIELYLCEQCAREKGQLGMEEAFNLNDFFSGFLGFGGSPGYMQPAAPKSSVCSECGMSFEEFQKTGKLGCANCYATFSDRLKPLVKRLHGGIKHTGKAPLKVSQSANTSTKLEKLKDMLAKAIQNEEYEKAAEIRDQIKALENSGKQ from the coding sequence ATGCTGTGTCAGAACTGTCAGAAGAGGGTTGCCAATGTGCATTATACACAGATAGTGAATAATAAAAAGATAGAGTTGTATTTATGCGAGCAATGTGCGAGGGAAAAGGGACAGCTGGGAATGGAAGAAGCTTTTAACCTGAATGATTTTTTTTCAGGCTTTTTGGGATTTGGGGGCTCTCCAGGATACATGCAGCCTGCAGCCCCAAAATCATCAGTGTGCAGTGAATGCGGAATGAGCTTTGAGGAATTTCAAAAGACCGGAAAGCTGGGATGTGCAAATTGCTACGCAACTTTTTCCGATAGACTTAAGCCTCTGGTAAAAAGGCTGCATGGTGGGATAAAGCATACCGGCAAGGCGCCTTTGAAAGTTTCCCAAAGTGCAAATACGTCCACTAAGCTGGAAAAGCTGAAGGATATGCTGGCAAAAGCCATACAGAATGAGGAATATGAAAAGGCCGCAGAGATCAGGGACCAAATAAAGGCGCTGGAAAACAGCGGCAAGCAATAA
- a CDS encoding protein arginine kinase → MAGWYIEKGPESDVAVSSRVRLARNLKNFPFPPRMSREQEEMLIRDIRNAALDKDNNFASNLAFIDITGLSPIDRQALMEKHIISRDMAESQNRCGVLVGNDEKISIMINEEDHLRIQCMFPGMQMDKAWKLCNDMDTYLEGKVEYAYNDDYGYLTCCPTNIGTGMRASVMLHLPALTMTGYIKNVLEACGKISVAVRGLYGENSEASGNMFQISNQISLGQTEGEIINNITGIASQLIEQERLLRKELYNQNPYRFEDRIYRSLGVFSNARIMTSEEAHKLLSDVRLGVNMGIIKDIKIEMLNELMILIQPGNLQKYAARPLNPGERDIIRAEIIRKMFGNSNT, encoded by the coding sequence ATGGCAGGTTGGTACATTGAGAAAGGTCCGGAATCGGATGTTGCGGTAAGCAGCAGGGTCAGGCTTGCCCGGAATTTAAAGAATTTTCCGTTTCCGCCCAGGATGAGCAGGGAACAGGAGGAAATGCTGATTCGTGATATCAGGAATGCAGCATTGGATAAGGACAATAATTTTGCAAGCAACTTGGCATTTATAGATATCACAGGCTTAAGTCCGATTGACAGACAAGCGCTGATGGAAAAACATATAATCAGCCGTGATATGGCTGAATCCCAGAACAGGTGCGGAGTGCTGGTAGGCAATGATGAAAAGATAAGCATAATGATAAATGAAGAGGATCATCTGAGGATACAGTGCATGTTTCCCGGGATGCAGATGGATAAGGCATGGAAATTGTGCAACGATATGGATACTTACTTAGAAGGAAAGGTCGAATATGCCTACAACGACGATTATGGCTACCTTACCTGCTGTCCTACCAATATAGGCACAGGAATGAGAGCTTCGGTAATGCTTCATTTGCCTGCACTGACCATGACAGGCTATATAAAAAATGTACTGGAAGCATGCGGAAAGATCAGCGTTGCAGTAAGGGGCTTGTATGGAGAGAACAGCGAGGCTTCCGGAAACATGTTCCAGATATCCAATCAGATAAGCCTTGGACAGACAGAAGGGGAGATTATTAACAACATAACCGGCATCGCTTCACAGCTTATAGAGCAGGAGAGGCTGCTGAGAAAAGAGTTATACAATCAAAATCCTTACAGGTTTGAGGACAGGATATACCGGTCGCTGGGGGTATTTTCCAACGCAAGGATAATGACATCGGAGGAAGCCCATAAATTATTGTCGGATGTTCGCCTTGGCGTTAATATGGGAATAATTAAGGATATTAAAATCGAGATGCTCAATGAGCTTATGATACTTATTCAACCCGGAAATCTTCAGAAGTATGCCGCAAGGCCCCTGAATCCGGGCGAAAGGGACATAATAAGGGCTGAGATAATTAGAAAAATGTTTGGGAATAGTAATACTTAG